A stretch of the Argentina anserina chromosome 6, drPotAnse1.1, whole genome shotgun sequence genome encodes the following:
- the LOC126797283 gene encoding uncharacterized protein LOC126797283, with the protein MSRSSEGPSVLKHKRQDYGSQADTLTEHERRIYDAIRSTKDMGINKQAIKRETNLTIVLVNKSLKTLVDKKKIKVVKGISSNARWGLYMAVEFEASDEITGGTWYEDGNLDVESVNVVKKLCVMFINKHEVATLKEILAEVERTRILNDKLAPKDMKELLQALVLDNKVMKAGADGYKCCKRGTSGEPKLAAMASIPCGVCPRINQCTPDGVISPGTCEHFKKWLDF; encoded by the coding sequence ATGAGCCGGTCATCAGAAGGACCTTCAGTCCTCAAGCATAAGCGCCAAGACTATGGTTCCCAGGCGGACACTCTGACAGAGCATGAGCGCAGAATCTATGATGCCATCCGCAGCACAAAAGATATGGGCATAAACAAACAAGCAATTAAGCGAGAAACAAATCTCACTATCGTGCTGGTAAACAAGTCCCTCAAAACACTTGTAGACAAGAAAAAGATAAAAGTAGTTAAAGGGATCAGTTCCAATGCGAGATGGGGACTGTACATGGCTGTAGAATTTGAGGCCTCGGACGAGATAACTGGTGGCACGTGGTATGAGGATGGGAACTTGGATGTAGAATCTGTTAACGTTGTGAAAAAGCTGTGCGTGATGTTTATCAACAAGCACGAAGTTGCTACTTTGAAAGAGATTTTAGCAGAAGTTGAACGTACAAGGATTTTGAATGATAAATTGGCCCCTAAGGACATGAAGGAGCTTCTGCAGGCTTTGGTTTTGGACAATAAGGTCATGAAGGCTGGGGCAGACGGTTATAAGTGCTGCAAGAGAGGTACCAGTGGAGAACCAAAACTGGCAGCCATGGCTTCGATTCCCTGTGGAGTCTGTCCAAGGATAAATCAATGTACCCCAGATGGCGTTATTTCCCCGGGAACGTGTGAACACTTCAAAAAATGGTTGGATTTTTGA
- the LOC126800346 gene encoding uncharacterized protein LOC126800346, with amino-acid sequence MNPPISQLLLFCYFIILLCSSSAAVRSDSIIKMPTDSDSGACPGSSLPRSPAVCPVSCFRPDPVCGVDGVTYWCGCPEAQCAGVRVAKLGYCEVGSGGSAPQALLLVHIVWLIVLGFSVLFGIF; translated from the coding sequence ATGAATCCCCCCATATCCCAACTCCTCCTCTTCTGTTACTTCATCATCCTCCTCtgctcctcctccgccgccgtcCGATCCGACTCCATCATCAAAATGCCCACTGACTCCGACTCCGGCGCCTGCCCCGGCTCCTCTCTGCCCCGCTCGCCGGCTGTCTGCCCCGTCAGCTGCTTCCGCCCCGACCCGGTCTGCGGCGTCGACGGCGTCACCTACTGGTGCGGCTGCCCCGAAGCCCAGTGCGCCGGCGTCAGAGTCGCCAAGTTGGGGTATTGCGAGGTGGGCAGCGGCGGTTCTGCCCCTCAGGCTCTGCTGTTGGTTCACATTGTCTGGCTCATCGTCCTCGGCTTTTCGGTCCTTTTCGGCATTTTCTGA
- the LOC126800345 gene encoding uncharacterized protein LOC126800345, whose product MASSLLMKPTVTSNRDDIYVAAVPLRATKGPAQLLTSTAYSLNLWDLQHFMVLIKPSSPPPNSQALVFDFQPEDPESIYAALAVLSGKAIPGVIVTRKLSKLPRTKCWFVGSSKVGAIDIASEFNRGWETQLRVGHHDCRNYTNGLVENLTGEKYVLDRLRSTDTRK is encoded by the exons ATGGCGTCGTCTCTGCTCATGAAACCAACAGTGACCAGCAATAGAGATGACATCTATGTTGCAGCAGTGCCTCTAAGAGCCACAAAAGGACCTGCCCAGCTCCTTACCTCTACTGCTTACTCTCTCAATCTCTGGGATTTGCAGCACTTCATGGTCCTTATTAAACCCTCCTCACCACCACCAAATTCTCAG GCtttggtttttgattttcaacCCGAAGATCCTGAGAGCATATATGCAGCACTTGCGGTTCTATCTGGTAAAGCAATACCAG GAGTTATTGTAACGAGGAAGTTATCAAAGCTGCCTAGAACCAAATGCTGGTTTGTTGGATCTTCGAAAGTAGGTGCCATTGATATAGCTAGTGAATTCAACAGAGGCTGGGAAACTCAATTAAGGGTTGGCCATCATGACTGTCGAAACTATACCAATG GCCTAGTCGAGAACTTAACAGGCGAAAAGTATGTCTTGGATCGCTTGAGAAGTACCGATACTCGGAAGTAA
- the LOC126800344 gene encoding major latex allergen Hev b 5, with protein MAAVEVQSAQTAFAAENTTHHHEETVKDQETITAATTEDVVTVSEPAEVVPEPVKAETETAIEVASDEPAAVSEAETPVEVETKEVAPEEVEKTSEDETALDEADKVEPAPAESDVAAEETKKNSTGDDVEIIPPVAPAPEAEPESAADEEPKEEIAVVKEEAKPATIEEDKPIAPEEKVDTEVPVEKAE; from the exons ATGGCCGCTGTTGAG GTTCAATCGGCACAGACAGCTTTCGCTGCGGAGAACACAACTCACCATCATGAGGAAACAGTTAAAGATCAAGAGACTATCACTGCTGCTACTACTGAAGATGTAGTTACAGTATCAGAACCAGCTGAAGTAGTACCGGAGCCTGTGAAGGCGGAGACGGAGACAGCTATTGAGGTAGCTTCCGACGAGCCAGCTGCAGTTTCTGAAGCTGAAACTCCAGTTGAAGTTGAGACAAAGGAGGTGGCTCCGGAGGAAGTTGAGAAGACTTCTGAAGACGAAACTGCTCTTGATGAGGCTGATAAGGTAGAGCCGGCGCCAGCAGAGTCGGATGTAGCTGCGGAGGAGACTAAAAAGAATAGTACTGGTGATGATGTTGAGATTATTCCTCCGGTGGCGCCAGCACCGGAAGCAGAACCGGAATCCGCAGCTGATGAGGAGCCCAAGGAAGAGATCGCAGTAGTCAAGGAAGAAGCAAAGCCTGCAACTATTGAGGAAGATAAGCCAATTGCTCCGGAGGAGAAAGTTGATACTGAAGTCCCAGTAGAGAAAGCTGAGTAA
- the LOC126800343 gene encoding rho GDP-dissociation inhibitor 1-like — translation MGGGEKSDKEKVEDQEDTDNEAVQGISRQMSETSVSAAEDDDDEENSNKIQLGPQCTLKEQIEKDKDDESLRRWKEQLLGAVDFESVGETLDPEVKIISLSILTPDRPDIVLDVPENGKPKGLWFTLKEGSRHNLKFSFQVSNNIVSGLKYINTVWKTGVKVDSTKEMIGTFSPQPEPYTHVMPEEVTPSGMFARGSYSARSKFLDDDNKCYLEINYSFDIRKEWATL, via the exons ATGGGTGGAGGGGAGAagagtgacaaagaaaaagtGGAGGATCAAGAAGATACTGATAATGAAGCAGTTCAGGGAATTTCCAGACAGATGAGTGAGACTTCTGTTTCTGCAgctgaggatgatgatgatgaagaaaacaGCAATAAAATTCAGCTGGGTCCTCAATGCACTCTCAAAGAACAAATTGAGAAGGATAAG GATGATGAGAGCTTGAGGAGGTGGAAAGAACAGCTTCTTGGGGCTGtggattttgagagtgttggaG AAACTCTTGACCCAGAAGTAAAGATTATTagcctctcaatcctcactcCTGATAGACCTGACATTGTTCTTGATGTTCCGGAAAATGGAAAACCCAAAGGCTTATGGTTTACTTTGAAGGAAGGCAGTCGTCACAACTTGAAATTCTCCTTCCAAGTTAGCAACAACATTGTCTCTGGCCTCAAGTACATCAACACTGTCTGGAAAACCGGAGTCAAGG TGGACAGCACAAAAGAGATGATTGGAACCTTCAGTCCGCAGCCAGAGCCATACACACATGTGATGCCAGAAGAGGTCACACCTTCCGGTATGTTTGCCAGAGGATCATATTCTGCAAGATCAAAG TTTCTCGATGATGATAACAAGTGCTACTTGGAAATCAATTACAGTTTTGATATCCGAAAGGAATGGGCTACACTCTAG
- the LOC126800342 gene encoding fasciclin-like arabinogalactan protein 7 yields the protein MELPVVFVVLLVLFSSEAYAQSAPSLSLTPTPAPAPAPDFVNLTALLSVAGPFHTFLGLLESTKVIETFQDQANNTEEGITLFVPKDGAFTALKKPSLSNLTADQLKSLVLFHALPHYYSLADFRNLSDMSPVATMAGGQFTLNFTDVSGTAHLTSGWSDTKVSSAVHSTDPVAVYQVDKVLLPEAIFGTDIPPTAAPAPAPEIAPAADAPEAADSAASSPGSSADNSSSHRIVSWGPLVLAISGGLVLLL from the coding sequence ATGGAACTTCCTGTGGTTTTCGTAGTTCTACTTGTTCTATTCTCATCAGAAGCATATGCTCAAAGTGCCCCGTCACTCTCTCTAACCCCTACTCCAGCCCCAGCACCAGCTCCCGATTTCGTGAACCTCACAGCTTTACTCTCTGTGGCCGGCCCTTTCCACACCTTCCTTGGCTTACTTGAGTCCACCAAAGTGATTGAGACATTCCAAGACCAAGCCAACAATACTGAGGAAGGCATAACACTCTTTGTCCCCAAAGATGGTGCTTTCACAGCTCTCAAAAAGCCTTCTTTGTCCAATCTCACTGCTGACCAGCTCAAATCTCTTGTTCTATTCCATGCTTTGCCACATTACTACTCTTTGGCCGATTTCAGAAACCTCAGCGACATGAGCCCCGTGGCTACAATGGCTGGTGGACAATTCACTTTGAACTTCACTGATGTTTCAGGCACTGCACATCTTACCTCGGGATGGTCAGACACAAAAGTGAGCAGTGCTGTGCATTCCACAGACCCTGTTGCTGTTTACCAAGTTGACAAGGTTCTTCTTCCAGAGGCAATCTTTGGTACTGACATTCCCCCAACCGCAGCCCCAGCACCAGCTCCAGAAATTGCTCCAGCTGCAGACGCTCCAGAAGCTGCAGACAGTGCAGCCTCATCTCCAGGATCTTCAGCAGATAATTCTTCTTCTCACAGAATTGTGAGTTGGGGTCCATTGGTTCTGGCGATCTCAGGTGGACTGGTCCTTCTCTTGTGA
- the LOC126800339 gene encoding fimbrin-5-like, with protein sequence MSSFVGVVVNDTELQSQFTQVELRTLKSKFLSTKTQNGRVTLSDLPGIFAKLRAFSSMFSEDQIRIILEESGKDNGEDLEFETFLQAHLHLQSRASAKSGGYKRVSSFLKATTTTVHHSINENEKASYVAHINSYLAEDSFLKKYLPIDPATNALFDLAKGGVLLCKLINVAVPGTIDERAINTKAVLNPWERNENHTLCLNSAKAIGCTVVNIGTQDLAEGRPHLLLGLISQIIKIQLLADLNLKKTPQLVELVDDSQEVEELLGLPPEKVLLKWMNFHLKKAGYEKQVTNFSSDIKDGAAYAYLINAIAPEVSGPAALSTKDPYERAKMVLDQAEKLDCKRYLTAKDIVDGSPNLNLAFVAQIFQHRNGLTADSKKMSFAEMMTDDAQTSREERCFRLWINSLGTATYVNNLFEDVRNGWVLLELLDKISPGSVSWKKASKPPIKMPFRKVENCNQVIEIGKELNFSLVNVAGNDIVQGNKKLILAYLWQLMRFSMLQLLRNLRSHSGGKAGKEITDAEILDWANKKVKKAGRTSQMESFKDKNLSSGIFFLELLSAVEPRVVNWTLATKGETEEDKKLNATYIISVARKLGCSIFLLPEDIIEVNQKMILILTASIMYWSMQQAEGESESGAESPEGSPTKASDAGESEAGLASEVSNLSINDDTSTSEQTEN encoded by the exons ATGTCTAGCTTTGTGGGTGTTGTTGTCAATGATACAGAGCTGCAAAGCCAATTCACCCAAGTTGAGCTTCGTACCCTCAAATCAAAA TTTCTTTCAACGAAGACTCAGAATGGCCGCGTCACGCTTAGTGATTTGCCGGGTATTTTTGCAAAACTGAGGGCTTTCAGTTCAATGTTCTCAGAAGATCAGATTAGGATCATCTTGGAGGAGTCAGGTAAAGACAATGGTGAAGATCTTGAGTTCGAAACATTTCTGCAG GCACATTTGCATTTGCAATCCCGTGCATCAGCAAAATCTGGTGGTTACAAAAGAGTTTCTTCATTTCTCAAGGCAACTACTACAACTGTTCACCACTCgatcaatgaaaatgaaaaggcTTCTTATGTTGCCCACATTAACAGCTACCTGGCAGAAGATTcgttcttgaagaagtatcTTCCTATAGATCCAGCTACAAATGCTTTATTTGATCTTGCAAAAGGTGGAGTTCTACTATG TAAGCTCATCAATGTAGCGGTTCCTGGGACGATAGATGAGCGTGCTATCAACACAAAAGCAGTCCTTAATCCATgggagagaaatgaaaatcataCGCTTTGTCTAAATTCAGCAAAAGCTATTGGCTGCACTGTTGTTAACATTGGCACACAGGATTTGGCTGAAGGAAGG CCTCATCTCCTGCTCGGCTTGATTTCTCAAATAATCAAG ATTCAACTGTTAGCTGATCTTAATCTGAAGAAAACTCCACAGCTTGTTGAATTGGTGGATGACAGCCAG GAGGTGGAGGAGCTCTTGGGTCTACCACCAGAGAAGGTTCTACTAAAATGGATGAATTTCCATCTGAAGAAAGCTGGATATGAAAAACAAGTGACAAACTTCTCTTCAGATATTAAG GACGGAGCAGCTTATGCTTACTTGATTAATGCGATTGCTCCTGAGGTCTCAGGCCCCGCAGCCTTGAGTACAAAAGATCCATATGAAAGAGCAAAAATGGTTCTTGACCAAGCTGAGAAATTGGATTGCAAAAGATATCTCACTGCTAAAGACATTGTTGATGGCTCACCAAATCTTAATCTTGCGTTTGTTGCACAAATTTTCCAGCACAG GAATGGATTGACTGCAGATAGTAAAAAAATGTCTTTCGCTGAGATGATGACAGATGATGCACAAACTTCTCGGGAAGAGAGATGCTTCCGACTGTGGATCAACAGCCTTGGAACTGCAACCTATGTTAATAATCTTTTTGAAGATGTTAGAAATGG ATGGGTTCTTCTGGAATTGCTTGACAAAATTTCTCCTGGATCAGTCAGCTGGAAAAAAGCATCAAAGCCTCCAATAAAAATGCCATTCAGAAAGGTTGAGAATTGTAACCAAGTTATAGAGATTGGCAAGGAATTAAACTTCTCACTTGTGAATGTAGCTGGCAATGATATTGTGCAAGGAAATAAGAAGCTCATACTGG CTTATTTGTGGCAGTTGATGAGGTTTAGTATGCTTCAACTGTTGAGAAACTTGAGATCACATTCCGGTGGTAAAGCTGGTAAAGAGATAACTGATGCTGAAATTCTAGACTGGGCAAACAAAAAAGTGAAGAAGGCGGGTAGAACCTCCCAAATGGAGAGTTTCAAG GATAAAAACCTCTCAAGTGGAATTTTTTTCCTCGAGCTTCTTAGTGCTGTGGAGCCGAGGGTGGTCAATTGGACTCTTGCCACAAAGGGAGAAACTG AGGAAGACAAGAAGCTGAatgcaacatatataattagtgtCGCCCGAAAGCTTGGTTGCTCCATTTTCTTGTTACCTGAGGACATTATAGAG GTAAATCAGAAGATGATTCTTATTTTGACAGCAAGCATCATGTACTGGAGTATGCAGCAAGCAGAAGGAGAATCAGAGTCGGGCGCTGAAAGTCCAGAGGGTTCCCCTactaaagcttctgatgctgGTGAAAGCGAAGCAGGTTTGGCTAGTGAAGTCTCCAACTTGTCCATCAATGACGATACTAGCACTTCCGAGCAGACAGAAAATTAA
- the LOC126799936 gene encoding BTB/POZ domain-containing protein At2g04740 encodes MNPKPQITKPPKPDPMSPERRPWTIDPDLDGIDLDAADFASSLPLKKVPNGDVFEASRAGDRLRYLLESGVNVSARDRWDSVALYYACLAGHLEAARMLLESGAICEEHTFDGDRCHYAALNLKVRKLLKAFEARPPLQAAMRETFLGCAANWAYLEQLSCTKLIKARRGSNPYNFVWPEVVLGFTGTRISAHVGLKS; translated from the coding sequence ATGAACCCAAAACCCCAAATCACTAAACCCCCAAAACCCGACCCAATGTCCCCGGAGCGCCGACCATGGACCATCGATCCCGACCTTGACGGGATCGACCTCGACGCCGCCGACTTCGCCTCCTCCCTCCCCCTCAAGAAAGTCCCCAACGGCGACGTTTTCGAGGCCTCACGCGCCGGCGACCGCCTCCGCTACCTCCTCGAGTCCGGAGTCAACGTCAGCGCGCGTGACCGTTGGGACTCGGTGGCGCTCTACTACGCCTGCCTCGCCGGACATCTTGAGGCGGCGCGTATGTTGCTGGAGAGCGGCGCTATTTGCGAGGAGCATACATTTGACGGCGATCGGTGTCATTACGCCGCGCTGAATTTGAAGGTGAGGAAGCTTTTGAAGGCGTTTGAGGCCAGGCCGCCGCTGCAGGCGGCGATGAGAGAGACGTTCTTGGGCTGTGCGGCTAATTGGGCCTATTTGGAGCAGTTGAGTTGCACAAAGTTGATCAAAGCTAGAAGGGGCTCAAATCCGTACAACTTTGTTTGGCCTGAAGTAGTTCTGGGATTTACTGGAACACGCATATCGGCACATGTAGGCTTGAAGAGTTGA